The Pangasianodon hypophthalmus isolate fPanHyp1 chromosome 20, fPanHyp1.pri, whole genome shotgun sequence genomic sequence CAGCCATTTTAGAGTCAGTACACTTTTtgtaaaaaagttaaatatctGCTGAAATTAGATGATGTTGGACCactaacatccaaccaatcagggtAAGGCGGCATCTTCTTATCATGACTGTCAATTTGGAAAGCTCCTATTGCGCTGTCAGTGAGGTGCATATGATTCGGGGGCGTAGGTTGTTGTTGTGCTTGTTTTAACTGTCCCACATCTCCTGTTCCAACaggcagcagcaacagcagcaagtACTTCGCCAGCAATGACTCCTCAGACACGTCCCATAAGGCCAGAAAGAGCCAGGATGCACCAGAGCGTTCCAGCTTCGACAAGTGTGTGGAGGACTCGCTGTGGACCATGATTCAGCACACACCAGAGCCAGTCATGATGACCTATCAGATCCATCCCAGGTACCCGAGCCCAGGCAGGCCTGTAGGGTGTGTCTCCGTCAGCTGGAGCACCTTGTCACTCCTGTGAGAACATGAGAGGAACGTTACTGTCTGGGTCATCTCTGTCCACAGGGGAAAGAATTTAGCGTGGCCAGTCACACTCGCCGAGGTAGTTCTCGCCAAGGTAGTTGTCTCATTGCACTGTCCACCCTGTTTCCCCTGAGGTAGGTGAATCCAGGTGACGGTCTACAATGAGACCACTGCTAATCAGCTGGCTGAGGTGACTTAACACACGTAGCGCAGTTTGTGGATAGAGAAGTAGACTGACCGAGGCTGAAGCTCACTGAGCACCTTCCTATTCTGACTCTCTAAATTGGAAGTCGAATCTCACTAGTTGCCTTATGCAGACaaaaagcgtgtgtgtgtctgtatgcgtaagggtgtgtgtgcaagtgtttgtgtgtccatGGGCATTATTTTATGTGTTAATGCCTGTGTACAGGGACCAGGCACAGGTCCTGAAGGAGGACCGGGAGAAGCTGCTCCTCCTGCAGCCCATGCAGCCGTGGTTCACTCAGGAGCAGAAGGAGGAGCTGGCCGAGGTGCATTCCTGGATCCACCATCACAGTGTACCGGAGGAGATAAACACACAAGTAAGCGCAGCTCCATAAACATGTACATATCGGTTTCTGACTCGAAAGAAAACGTAAATTAAGACAACTAAGATTAGccattcaattatgacaaaagtaATGATGCCCTATAGAAGGAgggagagtttgtgtgtgtgtgtgtgtgtgtgtgtgtgtgtgtgtggtagccaACGTGCTAAAACAGCTGAGCTTTACTGAATGATTTATATAAAGGATGATTTTTTATAAAGGGTGCCAGTACTTCAGGGAGCTTTGATTGAACAGGTTATTTTCACAGAGCAAATAAACATATattcttgtgtgtttttcagggATGTGTGAGCTGTATCCCTACTGCTTTGGAAGGAGGTGACGCGGCGGCCCACTCTCCCAGCCTGCCCACTCCAGACAGCTCAACCAATCAGGATCGCCCCGCGGAGGACGTCAGCCCCGCCTCTGACACCTGAAGCCGCTTTCCTTAGCACTTCAGGTTAAAAACCCCGCCCCCTTTTCACAGAGCCGGACCATCATTATGCCTCACCCAATCACATCTGCACACTCAGTAAGAGGGGGAGGATGGAGGCCGAGGTTGTGTCACGGTGCCACttgacgtgacgtgacgtgacgtgacatGACGATATGTCAGGAGTCTCTTCAGTACGGGAACAAAACTGAGAACCTGCTCGAACCACCACGAGAGACTGACCTTCGCTTGTTCCAAACATTGGAACCACACAACTGTGAATCTTTTACGCTGTGTTAGCAAAACTGTAATTTATATCAGTATTGACTTCTTCTATTCTTATTTTTGTATGGTTACAGCTCTAGATTGGGTTTCACTGTGTTTTGTATGAAGATGCGGCCCTTAGAGCCTGACGTGCATCGGTTGGTGTTGACCGGTGTGTCTTTCGTGACAGTTTTGCTCGAACAAAATGAGCATCTTGTCTCCCAAAATCCAGTCGCACTGTATATTGATGCTTTAAGCTGTGATTATATTTCTATCCTTTTGTCTGGTGTCTCGATTCCAAACAGTGGTATGTGTACAATGTCCTGAGTGTTTTACCCTTAAAACGCGCCAGTcatgcacatatatacactTTCTTGTTGCTGTCTTACTTGGGggaatttgtcttttttaaaagcagATCATCAGCTTCATGGCTCGGTTCCTTTTGCAAGGCTTTTCCACTCTACATTCTGTCATTATTAACCCAAATCCAAATTAAGGAATAAGCAACACTTTCTCCCCTTATGTGCACTCACACTGAGAATCAgcactgtttttaaatatagtgaTTATTTTAGATAGTTTAGATATATTCCACTTGTTTTCTAATTTAATCTCAGGTTCTTTTTTATCTCCAAAAGAGCTGGTAGAGAGAGCGTTCAAAGTGATGCTCGTTCGCCCAACATTTCAAAATCATATAGTCtctccctgctgaaaaaactAGCTCTAGGAAAAGGAAATATGGATTTTACCATCAGTTTTTCTgtcaccagtttttttttcctgaacttatggcttttattaaatattttaaggaGCTCTTGGTGAATGTGTAGTGCTACATAACGTCAGTGAGAAAATTATTGAGAAAATGTCATGTACAGACGACGCGTGAGCCACGTGGGATTTAAAGCTAGCACTTTAACTggtcaatttaatttaatccttTGCAGCCGATCCATAAAAATCCAGCAAAATGGTCATAGAAACGTCACCTCGTTACAGCCATGTTATAATTTAACCTGATCCTGGTTGCTCCTGgttttccttatttattaacattgtACCAAAAAAATGATGTCTCTGCTCTGAAAGGAAGTTCTctggtgagttttttttttttcttcatttgtgtGAGAAGTTAGTGTGTAATTAGAGGTGCCATGATTTGTTGCTCATGTAGTGATACGGCCTTGGTGTTGAAAGTGTGAAATCAGAGGGGGCGGCTCAGCTCAGCGCTTTGAAGGACGAACACTGTCAAGCACAAATGATGTTTTTTACGGTCTTGTGGACAGAAAAACAGGGTATTTTGTACAGTTTTTAGCCACAATGTATGTACATATCATGCTAtgtattttgcaaaaaaaaaaaaaaaaaggaagaaaaattatgaaaatttttGTCTTGAATTCAGGGAAGTATTTTGTGACACcttgaatgaattataaattaaaGACTACAGTGAATTCAAACACCTCGTCCCGTCCTCCTGCAAATCACACCACAGcgacatgtgtgtgtatatatatatatataatacattacaaaGAAAGGAAGAGTAGACAACCATTTTTGAAacatagatttatttatattgttatacaCACTATTTACTCTATTTACACCTGTGCCAAAGGTAGATGTACAAAATAAAGTCGTATCTGATAGTCTACTTATACACAGTCTTTTCTAGGTCATTGTATATGCAGGCATGTGTGACAGCCTGTAAGCATGCAtgtgcagcgtgtgtgtgtttattttcagacACAGTACTTCCAGAAGCACTCAGAGTTTCCCCCTCGCTTCCTGTACTGTTTCCTGCCACCCAGGACACGGCTGAGTGGGTTCAACCAGGGCTTTTCTATCAGCACCTGTACGACAAGACGGCATGAGAAAAGTAAgatcaggtttaaaaaaaaaaaagacaatttgtCACTTGTCAAAATCAAATTTTATGTACCTCTTTCACCACTTGGCTGGGAATAAAGCCGGCTGTTCTGAGAGCTGTCAGAAAAAGAGCAGAGATGATACACAGAAACAGCAGTTGAGTTAAACAGGCCTAAATATTTTCCCAAAACAATTTCATTTGGaagtaataatttattttgtaaatgtcaTTCTCAGTTATTTCTGATTATCATCAGGGTAACATGAAGCACCAGATAGGTGGCGCTGTTATGCTGGGTATTATTTACATCATCAAGtaattacaaaaattaaaaaaaccaaaaaatgtgttgttctaACAAACTAGCTTGCATCCGTGTAGTTCTGAAAAATCACACAGGAAAAACCCTAAAAACcctcctttccttccttttgGCCTTAACTCACTCTATTTacacatgttcatttttcataaatgaATCAACAATTGTATCGTTACTCATCCAATCAAATAACTAGAACCGGAAATATTGTTGCATGTGAACATCAACAATATTTgatcttcttttcttctttatcAACCTCTACAATAACTAaaagttaaagttttttttaaaagcctaCATTTTAATAAAGGCAATAAAATTGACTGTGAGTAATAGGACGgctaacattatttaataaccttatttatttatcatgtatCCTGTGTTATAGGTTATTTTAAAGAAGTCTACATTCGTACCaactctattttatttttgaaacgTTTAACATCTTTCTGATTCTTTGTTATTTTGGAAGGAAGAGTCTGGAAACTTTACAACATATGTTACATTCAGAGAAATTGCCATATATACAACATCCAAATGATACCAAAACTGTGTCCTGGAATGAATGTGAGAGGTTTTTATGGGTGAAGGCAAAACATATGTTAAAATgttgcttaaaaaaatatttcatgttttggGTATAAATGATTCATGCAGAGATTGAATGGAAAGGAGATGGATGTAGAGACGGATATATTCAGGTTTTTTCTTATGGCTTGTTAATACATTGTGCAGTTTTTGAGGAATATTTAAGCTGGACCCTGTGGGGGTTAATACAGTAATCTGAATTTGAACTTCTCGGCTAAGTTTTGAAAAGCCGTCATGGCtgcttgtgtttgtatttacatacagttgaggtcTTCTTCATAGTGTACAAAATCATTAAAAGCACTAAACTGATTTCTGCTTATACTCTTTACATGTAGAATAACACACAATATagattttacacaaacatccaaGCAAGTGCGTATAGTCACTCTAAACAACATGAATAAATGATGCGGTAACTGAGTAATAGCAGTGTTATAACACTGGTAATAGCAGCTCACCTTCTCTGCTGTTGTCTCCTGTGAGGAAGGAAGGGAAGCCGATTCCCGCTGACCCCTGCGACAGAAACGCCTGCTCAGAGTACGACATCTCGTCTGGACTCATCACCTGCTCCTCCTCTGATACTGAGAAACCactcactttattaggtacagcGTAATACCTTCTCATCAgttgcatgcgtgtgtgtgtgtgtgtgtgtgtgtgtgtaggactcACCAGGCCCCGTGTAGGACATGCCAGCCAACTGTGTGATGGGGTGTGCGAGAAGAGGCTGCAGAGCTGCGAGGAGCAGAGCGCAGGAGAGGACCGCTTTACACAGCATCACTTCAGCTGATGATccacactctctgtctttctccgcTAATAAACGCAAGGCCTTATATACGCCATGAGGTGTCAGATCACCTGTCCATCCCTAACATcacctctccctccctctctgtcaccCTTTTTTTATCTTATCATGTGTCACTGCTGGATCCCGGTGCACACTGTAAATCCACAGCCGTGTGAGTGAATAGAGTAATAAAAACGGGGCGTGTGCGTCGCTGCGCGCGTCAGGACCGGGCCACTGAGTGTCAGGACGTTCAGCCTCGGTCATAAATCCGCCGAGCTCAGGTGTGAATGCGTGCGCTGTGTATCGGGAGTGGGAGGGGTTGGGGGTCGGCAGATTGCCCACTTAATTAATTTCCTTAAGAGGCAGGGGCGGTTTATTGGTTGAGATGGTGGCAGCACTTGATCAGCGCTGTCATTCAGCAAGCTCTGACGCCTCAGAAGGTCAGTAATGGCGACGAGAGGAAGTCTCATATTCTTAACGAGAACGAAGAAGCTACATGGGAGCTGCCTCTGTGGCCTTTTCTGTTCATCATATAACTGTATTACGCAGAATTTACACCTACAGCGCTAAATTAACCCTTAAAGTGTTTCGGTGAAATCTCCAAACACCTTGAGTGCTTTGGAGCTCGAGCACTCCCAGTATGCCCAGTGAAAAGGTGTATATTTAGTGTCTGGataaaatagctagctagaCACTGATGTTCTTTCAGGGTGCATCagataattaaaggttcttagcttcataaaaaaattctactttctGATATggaaacatattaaaacaatttccattttgttttacagttttacatacTCTCTAAGAAAAAATGAGTACTAAACTGCACCGTAACTTGTCACTTGGGCAGGTACCTTTTGTACCTTTCTGGATGAAagataaacatattaaatgtgctgtacctttaaaaagagatttaaggtacataaatgCACGCTAATGACATTTTAAGGTAAAGTTTTAAAGGTAAACTACATGCATCTTTCTTTCTATGTAAAGGTGCTAAAGGTGTATGCTTGAAGGTACCACTCCAGTGACATGGTAAGATGCAGTTTAGTACCTTAGTACcagaaaattgtgtaaatttcatttttggcctAACTAATTCTCTGTGTAATGTATTACTCGTGCAGTGTCAGGGTAATAGAGCACTGACAAGTAGAATACATAGTCCACAGGCTAGTGATCAGTAATATTTAGAGACAGCACCGATCCGATACAGTCTCTGTATCAGGCCGATAGCAGCACAAAACAGTGGCCTAGATATTGGATCCAGTGACaaatgatttgaaatgaaattggACTTGGAAAAGAATTGgacatgtttacatataaagaggctcaactgttctttcttttgttaggattgattttttacttttgtactttacactttactgtATTGTCTGATATTTATGCTATATTACAATATCAGATGAGTATCGggtttcagaaaatgttttgatACCGATCCTGAAACCTTGAGCATCAGCCGATACCGATATCTGTCTGATATTGTTGTCTTTAAACACTACTAaactttataatgttttttttttaactgaaacacTTTACAGTTAAAccatttcacacaaaaatcacttatattgtaaatatagtaaaaataataaagtataaatataataaaaaatttatccaaacaaaagaaaaaaaaacagtcaagtctctttatatgtaaatatttccagttataaaaatacatttctttttcaaatccCATTTCAGTCACTATTTGTACAAGATCCGATATCTGATATGTTTCCTCCAatatctgatccaccatttttattttttgctggaTTGGACTGGTGTCGTCTCTAgtttaaacagaaataatgtCTGGCCTAATTTGGTTATTCTGCTAAATgcaactcattcattcatcttcaattatctgctttatcctggacagcTTATCCTGGGAAGACTGGGAAGACTGGGAATACTGGGAATACTGGGTGAACACACACCCTGGATGTCCTATCAGTTCATCTCAACTCCTACAATCCTTTAAACTTCTTTCTGTAATtccaaccttttttttaacatttgaatCTAGACTGGAAGCTGAACATCCATCCATAACCAGAATAACTCTGTGCGTTCCGTGTTCGCTACACTTCGTCTCGGAACTGCTGGATCACTTCGAGTCTGTCGCTTGTCTCTTTTAAATATACGACCCTGACCAAATGTTTAAGTGATTCACAACCTTTGGCCGCTTTAATATCCACAGACGGGAGCTGTAAACAGAAATTTATGTCCTGTCAATGTAGCAGGAATCAAATGAGAGGCATAAATAGCAGCTCcaacagcttacacacacacacacacacagacacacaaacctCGGTGTTACTGCGCATGCACGACTCATTCCCTTTACAACCTGCATCAGTGTAGTTGCaccttttttgctttatttttggaTTAACACAACAACTGTACTTAGAAAACACTTGTTTGTACCTGTACCTTAATTCTGTGGAATAATATCTGAAGTATAAGAGAAATATAATGTaccatgtttttgtgtgtaactCCATTTGTGTTGCTgatcacatttacattaaagtttcctaaataaacattattgaCTGCTTCAAGAACTTTATGGTCATACGCATGAGCTTTCATGTACAAGGAAATTCTTAGTTTGCACACTCATGGATTGTgaataaaagataaatgataataagataaaataataacactgataaacaacaaaagaaatttGTCATGGTCATCTTTACCATTAGACAGAAACTGTACAGAATGATGTGAGGAATTTGTGcaacactgaaaaaattaaataaacagtacAGCCTAAAAATAGAAACTATGGTTAAAGTTAATAACAAACAGCAATAAgaactaataattaataagtaatatgtttgtttaaatcttAATGAAAAACGCCTTTGTTTGACTTATAATTCATTTGAAACAAATTATTTTGTTGCTATtacttacattttattaatgctgaagttcatatctcataatgttaataaatacaataaataattgtatttatttatacgATTGCTGTCAATCACATTcctatttaatgtttaatatttcatctgtatttatttcaatACTCAATTTGTCAATGTCTTTGATACTCCATAAGAGTTtgcaagttttattttaaatatttataataaatatgttaaaaaggAAATACTGCTATTtagtttgaaaatgtttttagagaaaagagaggaaataaaatcaGGCATGAATGAAAATATTGCCATGTGATCCATAAAAAGTATTGTTTTTAGAGGAAATGCCTGCGAAGCAGCCTATGTGGAGAGTCTGTGGTTAAGTAtgatatttaatttgtatttattttaaatattaattaggggtgttaatttttttaatatttgaaaataataagaTTGCTATTTAGTCTGTATGAAAGTGTTTACTTTTAGAGGAAATGTAATCAGCCTATTTGAGGAGGGATTTTAGGCATggcattttatttgcatttattttaaatattatttggggtgccaataattttattattaatattttaaagggAATTACTGCTATTTAGTCTgcattaaagtgtttatttttagagGGAATATTTACTTGTTTCAACTTACCTGTTTCAAGACTTTTTATAAGCATGATATTCGATTtgtgtttacttttataaaacactttaggggtgtcaattatttttttttgttagtttttaaaaagaattgaATATTGGTAAAGCGTCACAAAGTGGGACATTTAAGCTTGATCCTCTATATATACATCAGTGCACaaaattttttgttaaatattttcagtttttaaaaactaGTTCACACctttgct encodes the following:
- the uts2b gene encoding prepro-urotensin II-beta: MLCKAVLSCALLLAALQPLLAHPITQLAGMSYTGPVSEEEQVMSPDEMSYSEQAFLSQGSAGIGFPSFLTGDNSREALRTAGFIPSQVVKEVLIEKPWLNPLSRVLGGRKQYRKRGGNSECFWKYCV